GCGTCGGCCCTACCCCCCGCATGCCCACGCAAAGCCGTGGGCATGGCACCCGGCAACTTGGGCTATCTTGTCAAGTCGCGGGGATGAGAAACAAGACGGGATTCACTGGAAGGGTACCCAAGAGCAAAGAACCGTGTGCAGGGGCAACAGCTCACCCGGCCGCAGCGTGGTTCCTGGCTTCGGCGACATCCGGCGTTTAGTTGGAGACGTCGTCGCGACGCCGACCACGATAGCGTTCTGGGTCAGAACCAGATCCCCGAGAACAGCAGCATCAGGCCGCCGACGATCAGGACAAAGAGCGCCCACCAGAGGAGCACGTGCGTATACCAATGCCGGCCAAGGTCGGCGAAGATGTTCAGTTTTCGCCAGTTGAAGGTCAGTTCGTCGGTGACCTGCTCGGGACGCGGGGCGGGAGTCAGCAGGCTGACGATCACGCACGCGACGATGGCAACCAGCCAGGTCACCACCGCCTGGTTGCCGAAAGGTGAGAGCCACGCGGCGACGGGGTCGTGAATCCACTGCTTGTACAGTGCGAGCTTGATGGCGATGGCGGTCAGGAAGCCGAGCAGCACGCCGGCCGAGGCCCCCTGTCCGTTGATGCGCCTGAACAGAATGCCCAGCAGGAAAATCGCGCCGAACGGCGGGGCAAAGAATGCGTAAAGCGTCTGCACGTAGTTGAAGAGACCTCCACCCAGTCGGGCGATCAACAGAGCCAGCAGAATTGCCAATCCCAGGAACGCGATCGCCGCGATACGGCCGGTCCAGACGAGGTTCTTTTCGGAGGCCGTCGGGCGAAGCATCGGCTTGTAGATATCCAGGGTGAAGATGGTAGCGGTCGAATTGAGCACCGCCTGGACCGTGGATTGGATAGCTCCGAACAACGCGGCCAGGAAAAGTCCGCGGATGCCCAAAGGAACGAATTCCTGGAGCATGTGGACGTAGCCCTTGTCGGCCTCGGGCCCGATCTGGTCCCATGGCAGCTTGAGGATCTCGGGGTTTTTGGCGAACAGGATCAACCCGGGCAACACCACGATGACCGGAAGCAGGATTTTCATGTAGCCGGCAAAGACAATCCCCATCCGGGCATGGTACATACTCTTGGCGCCGAGTACGCGCTGGATCATGAACTGGTTGATGACGTTGTACCAGATGCTGACGGTGAAGGTGATGAGGATCAGGCTGGACCAGGGGATGAGCTTGTGGGTTGCCGGTTGAATCACCGACAGGCGGTTGTAGGTCTCCTCGCCCGGAACGATGTTCTGGACGTTTTGGGCGACGGCCTCTGCCCAGATGCCCTCGGTTGCCTGGTTCCGCTCGATGACGGTCTTGAAGCCATCGATGACCGAATGATTGGGTGAAAGGCTCTGCAGGCCGAGGATCGTCACCGTCATGCCGCCAGCCACCATGACAATGACCGTGAACACGTCGGCCCAGGCGGCGGAGCTCAGGCCGCCGTAGATCGCCCAGGCGCCGGCCGCGATCGCCAGGATCGTGACCGCAAACCACAGGTCCCAACCGAACAGCTTCTGAATGGCAACGCCTCCGCCGTACAGTACGCCTGCCAGGAACGCCAGAACGTTGGTGATCACCGTAGCGATGGCGAACGCATTCCGCAGAGTCGGGTTGAATCGTCGCTCCATGAACTCGGGAGCGGTGAACACCTTGGAGGCCAGCAAGAACGGGATGAAGAACCAGATGAGAATGCTGAATGACAGGATGTTGCCCCACTCGAACAAGGCCGCGCAGATGCCGAGCATGAACGCCGCACCCACCATGCCGATGAAGTGCTCGGAGCTGATGTTCGAGGCGATGAACGAGCTGCCGACGACGTACCACGG
This DNA window, taken from Phycisphaerae bacterium, encodes the following:
- a CDS encoding sodium/solute symporter (Members of the Solute:Sodium Symporter (SSS), TC 2.A.21 as described in tcdb.org, catalyze solute:Na+ symport. Known solutes for members of the family include sugars, amino acids, nucleosides, inositols, vitamins, urea or anions, depending on the system.), which encodes MIAETSMKGLESFQLGRWDYLAFIAYFVVLSMIGYWAGRRKKSRSDDYFLAGRSLPWYVVGSSFIASNISSEHFIGMVGAAFMLGICAALFEWGNILSFSILIWFFIPFLLASKVFTAPEFMERRFNPTLRNAFAIATVITNVLAFLAGVLYGGGVAIQKLFGWDLWFAVTILAIAAGAWAIYGGLSSAAWADVFTVIVMVAGGMTVTILGLQSLSPNHSVIDGFKTVIERNQATEGIWAEAVAQNVQNIVPGEETYNRLSVIQPATHKLIPWSSLILITFTVSIWYNVINQFMIQRVLGAKSMYHARMGIVFAGYMKILLPVIVVLPGLILFAKNPEILKLPWDQIGPEADKGYVHMLQEFVPLGIRGLFLAALFGAIQSTVQAVLNSTATIFTLDIYKPMLRPTASEKNLVWTGRIAAIAFLGLAILLALLIARLGGGLFNYVQTLYAFFAPPFGAIFLLGILFRRINGQGASAGVLLGFLTAIAIKLALYKQWIHDPVAAWLSPFGNQAVVTWLVAIVACVIVSLLTPAPRPEQVTDELTFNWRKLNIFADLGRHWYTHVLLWWALFVLIVGGLMLLFSGIWF